One part of the Macaca mulatta isolate MMU2019108-1 chromosome 6, T2T-MMU8v2.0, whole genome shotgun sequence genome encodes these proteins:
- the AMACR gene encoding alpha-methylacyl-CoA racemase isoform X2 yields MALQGILVLELAGLAPGPFCAMVLADFGARVVRVERPGSHYDVSRLGRGKRSLALDLKQPRGAAVLRRLCARSDVLLEPFRSGVMEKLQLGPEILQRDNPRLIYARLTGFGQSGSFSRLAGHDINYLALSGGRNSIFKFFSVENSEIKSVGSTSRTEHIGWWSTFLYDLQDSRWGIHGCWSNRTPVLRAADQRTWTKV; encoded by the exons ATGGCACTGCAGGGTATCTTGGTCTTGGAACTGGCCGGCCTGGCCCCGGGCCCGTTCTGTGCTATGGTCCTGGCGGACTTCGGGGCGCGGGTGGTGCGCGTGGAGCGGCCGGGCTCCCATTACGACGTGAGCCGCTTGGGCCGGGGCAAGCGCTCGCTGGCGCTGGACCTGAAGCAGCCGCGGGGAGCCGCTGTGCTGCGGCGTCTGTGCGCGCGGTCGGACGTGCTGCTGGAGCCCTTCCGCAGCG GTGTCATGGAGAAACTCCAACTCGGCCCAGAGATTCTGCAGCGGGATAATCCAAGGCTTATTTATGCCAGGCTGACTGGATTTGGCCAGTCAGGAAGCTTCTCCCGGTTAGCTGGCCATGATATCAACTATTTGGCTTTGTCAG GTGGAAGGAACAGCATATTTAAGTTCTTTTCTGTGGAAAACTCAGAAATCAAGTCTGTGGGAAGCACCTCGAGGACAGAACATATTGGATGGTGGAGCACCTTTCTATACGACTTACAGGACAGCAGATGGGGAATTCATGGCTGTTGGAGCAATAGAACCCCAGTTCTACGAGCTGCTGATCAAAG